One genomic segment of Bacteroidales bacterium includes these proteins:
- a CDS encoding beta-galactosidase: protein MKKPFLTIAFLSALVLCVSAQWEPQGDKIKTSWAEKIDPNKVWQEYPRPIMERSDWQNLNGLWDYAIKPVGQNEPASFDGKILVPFAAESSLSGVQKTVGEKNELWYKRTFTVPKTWKDKDILLHFGAVDWKTEVYVNDIMIGSHQGGYTPFSFNIAPYLNASGEQKLVVKVWDPSDKGYNPRGKQVHNPHGIWYTPVTGIWQTVWLEPVPAKRIMALKVVPDIDQSRITVSAQAENVAPGDVLEVKVMENGKVIATAKAAICQTASINIPDQKLWSPDSPVLYDMEASIISKGKVTDKVKSYFAMRKYSTKRDANGIVRMQLNNKDLFQFGPLDQGWWPDGLYTAPSDEALVYDIKKTKDFGFNMIRKHVKVEPARWYTHCDRLGIIVWQDMPNGDRSPQWQMRQYFDGSELRRSPESEANFRQEWKDIMDYLISYPCIGVWVPFNEAWGQFKTVEITEWTKAYDPSRLVNPASGGNHYRTGDILDLHNYPGPEMFLYDAQRVTVLGEYGGIGLPLEGHLWQTDKNWGYIQFKNSEETTDEYVKYAEQLKKFIKTGFSAAVYTQTTDVEGEVNGLMTYDRKVIKLNEARLKKINTEICEILK from the coding sequence TGGGCGGAAAAGATAGACCCCAATAAAGTATGGCAGGAATATCCTCGTCCCATCATGGAGCGTTCTGATTGGCAAAATCTTAATGGGTTGTGGGATTATGCCATTAAACCTGTAGGTCAGAATGAACCGGCTTCTTTTGATGGAAAAATACTGGTGCCCTTTGCAGCGGAATCAAGTCTTTCCGGAGTACAGAAAACCGTTGGAGAGAAGAATGAGTTATGGTACAAACGTACTTTTACTGTTCCCAAAACATGGAAGGATAAAGATATCCTGTTGCATTTCGGTGCTGTTGACTGGAAAACAGAAGTATACGTTAATGATATCATGATCGGATCGCATCAGGGAGGATATACTCCTTTCTCCTTTAATATTGCACCTTATCTGAATGCGTCAGGGGAACAGAAACTGGTAGTGAAAGTATGGGATCCTAGCGACAAGGGATATAACCCAAGAGGAAAACAAGTACATAATCCGCACGGTATCTGGTATACCCCGGTGACCGGTATCTGGCAGACCGTATGGCTGGAACCTGTACCTGCAAAAAGGATCATGGCATTAAAAGTTGTTCCTGATATCGACCAATCCAGGATCACTGTATCTGCTCAGGCAGAAAATGTGGCTCCCGGCGATGTGCTGGAAGTAAAAGTCATGGAAAACGGAAAGGTGATTGCTACGGCAAAGGCTGCTATTTGCCAGACAGCCAGTATCAATATACCCGATCAGAAATTGTGGAGTCCCGATTCTCCCGTATTGTATGATATGGAAGCAAGCATCATCAGTAAAGGCAAAGTAACAGATAAGGTGAAAAGTTATTTTGCAATGCGTAAATATTCTACCAAACGCGATGCCAACGGTATTGTACGCATGCAACTGAATAACAAGGATCTTTTCCAGTTCGGTCCGCTCGACCAGGGATGGTGGCCTGACGGATTATATACAGCCCCTTCTGATGAAGCATTGGTTTATGATATTAAGAAAACCAAAGATTTCGGTTTCAATATGATCCGTAAACATGTAAAAGTGGAGCCGGCTCGCTGGTATACGCATTGCGACCGCCTCGGTATCATTGTATGGCAGGATATGCCTAACGGAGACCGTTCTCCGCAGTGGCAGATGCGTCAGTACTTTGATGGATCTGAATTACGTCGTTCACCTGAATCGGAAGCTAATTTCCGTCAGGAATGGAAAGACATCATGGATTACCTGATCAGTTATCCCTGTATCGGTGTATGGGTACCCTTCAATGAAGCATGGGGACAATTCAAGACAGTGGAAATTACAGAATGGACCAAAGCGTATGATCCTTCCCGTTTAGTAAATCCTGCAAGTGGAGGAAACCATTATCGCACGGGCGATATACTCGACCTTCATAATTATCCCGGACCGGAAATGTTCCTATACGATGCCCAAAGAGTTACAGTATTGGGTGAGTATGGAGGGATCGGCCTTCCGTTGGAAGGACATCTCTGGCAGACAGATAAAAACTGGGGATATATTCAGTTTAAAAATTCCGAAGAAACCACTGATGAATATGTAAAGTATGCTGAGCAACTTAAAAAGTTCATCAAAACAGGATTCTCGGCTGCCGTATATACACAGACCACCGATGTGGAAGGTGAAGTAAACGGGTTGATGACATACGACCGTAAGGTTATCAAACTGAACGAAGCCCGCCTGAAAAAAATAAATACCGAAATTTGTGAAATATTGAAATAA
- a CDS encoding TraB/GumN family protein: MKKFVRHLVYTVFFIGIVSCSSTVTTGEGTGLLWQISGNGLKNPSYLFGTHHLVLKQFLDSVPGFYPAFNSVSQLISEVGAELSPEMMNSFPDMMMPVDTTYRDLLGDEDLRILDSVLLKYFKVTSGQMSMKPSILSYSIMMMYYFEDRDIPKDILQNGLDGHLTNEALSKGYPVVALESADSQYQLLFKGSLTEQALELMCTLKYPALMEAQVELEPAYHRQDLDKLWKIYQDQLAEIEKIDIACQPTPEEKEEDALVKGRNLKWMEKIPGLITEQPSIIVVGALHLPGEYGLIHQLREKGYTVRVVKK, translated from the coding sequence ATGAAAAAATTTGTTCGTCACCTGGTCTACACCGTTTTTTTTATCGGGATTGTATCATGTTCATCTACAGTTACCACAGGAGAAGGTACCGGGTTATTGTGGCAGATATCCGGGAACGGATTGAAAAACCCATCTTATCTTTTTGGTACCCATCATCTGGTGCTTAAGCAATTTCTGGATAGTGTGCCAGGATTTTATCCTGCTTTTAATTCCGTATCCCAGTTAATTTCCGAAGTAGGTGCGGAACTGTCTCCAGAAATGATGAACAGCTTTCCGGATATGATGATGCCCGTCGATACCACATACAGGGATCTGTTGGGAGATGAAGACCTCCGTATACTGGATTCTGTTTTATTGAAATATTTTAAAGTAACATCCGGTCAGATGTCCATGAAACCATCCATACTGAGTTATTCCATTATGATGATGTATTATTTCGAAGACCGGGATATTCCTAAAGATATCTTACAGAATGGCCTGGATGGCCATTTGACCAATGAAGCCTTATCAAAAGGATATCCTGTGGTTGCCCTGGAAAGTGCCGATAGTCAGTATCAGTTGCTATTCAAAGGGTCATTGACAGAACAGGCTCTTGAGTTGATGTGCACATTAAAATATCCGGCGCTGATGGAAGCTCAGGTAGAACTGGAACCCGCCTACCATAGGCAGGATCTGGATAAACTCTGGAAAATATACCAGGATCAGCTTGCAGAAATAGAGAAGATAGACATTGCTTGTCAGCCCACTCCCGAAGAAAAAGAAGAGGATGCCCTGGTAAAAGGCCGTAACCTGAAGTGGATGGAGAAAATACCCGGTTTGATTACAGAGCAACCGTCGATCATCGTAGTAGGTGCACTCCATCTACCGGGAGAATACGGGTTGATCCATCAGCTCCGCGAAAAGGGATATACCGTAAGGGTAGTGAAGAAATAA
- a CDS encoding glycoside hydrolase family 127 protein encodes MKYFKIFIVSGIILLNACSGSSETEITCVDRPSTDVSNTHYTGNRPPLQPLHFIKLPVGSVQPEGWLKEYLIRQRNGLTGHLGEISAWLQKKDNAWLSIDGKGQWGWEEVPYWLKGYANMGYILNDPAVIAESRLWIDAALNSQRPDGYFGPWIEKNGKPDLWGNMIMVWCLQSYYEHSGDERVIPFLTKYFQWQSALPDEMFLKDYWENSRGGDNLYSIYWLYNITGDQWLLDLAEKTHRNTANWRQDTSLPNWHNVNIAQSFREPATWWMQSKDSSDLNATYNVFHLIRRTFGQVPGGMFGGDENSRMGYIDPRQGVETCGMVEQMASNELLLRITGDPFWADHCEDVAFNTYPAAVMPDFKSLRYITSPNMVVSDGKNHHPGIDNRGPFLMMNPFSSRCCQHNHTQGWPYYAENLWVATPDNGLAAVLFSASSVKAKIADGTEVTITEETNYPFEEQVRMQVSLPKNIHFPLYIRIPSWCRDAQISVNGTKLGKDLKPATYARILREWKDGDKITIDFPMTVTARRWKVNQNSVSVNHGPLTYSLKIDEKYIQHDSKASAIWDSKWQEGADPSKWPSWEIQPGSAWNYALYFDIKHPKNTFSVTRKPWPADNFPFTLESVPIEIKAKGRKIPSWGIDQYGLCAVLPAYPAHTSGEMEEITLVPMGAARLRISSFPSVQ; translated from the coding sequence ATGAAATATTTTAAAATTTTTATTGTCTCAGGGATTATTTTATTGAATGCCTGCTCCGGATCCTCGGAAACAGAAATTACCTGTGTTGACCGTCCGTCAACCGATGTTTCCAATACTCATTACACTGGGAACCGACCACCCCTGCAACCGCTTCATTTCATTAAACTTCCGGTAGGATCTGTTCAACCGGAGGGATGGCTAAAAGAATACCTGATACGCCAGCGGAATGGACTCACCGGACATCTGGGAGAGATCAGCGCGTGGTTGCAGAAAAAAGATAACGCATGGCTAAGTATCGACGGAAAAGGCCAATGGGGATGGGAAGAAGTTCCTTACTGGCTGAAAGGGTATGCCAATATGGGATACATACTGAATGATCCTGCCGTGATTGCAGAGTCCAGATTATGGATAGATGCTGCGTTGAACAGTCAGCGTCCGGACGGATATTTTGGTCCGTGGATCGAGAAAAACGGTAAGCCTGACCTATGGGGGAATATGATTATGGTTTGGTGCCTGCAGTCTTATTATGAACATTCGGGTGATGAACGGGTGATCCCTTTCCTGACAAAATATTTCCAGTGGCAATCCGCATTGCCGGATGAAATGTTCCTGAAAGATTATTGGGAAAACAGCAGGGGAGGAGACAACCTGTACAGTATCTACTGGTTGTATAATATTACCGGCGACCAGTGGTTGCTCGACCTTGCCGAAAAGACCCACCGTAATACCGCCAACTGGCGTCAGGATACCAGCCTTCCCAACTGGCACAATGTTAACATTGCACAATCATTTCGTGAACCTGCCACCTGGTGGATGCAAAGTAAAGATTCTTCTGACCTGAACGCCACATACAATGTTTTCCATTTGATCCGGCGTACTTTCGGGCAGGTTCCCGGGGGAATGTTCGGGGGGGATGAAAACAGCCGCATGGGATATATCGACCCCCGGCAGGGAGTGGAAACCTGCGGTATGGTCGAGCAGATGGCGTCCAACGAATTATTGCTGCGTATTACAGGCGACCCGTTCTGGGCCGACCATTGTGAAGACGTCGCATTCAATACCTATCCGGCTGCAGTAATGCCTGATTTCAAATCCCTGCGTTATATCACTTCACCCAACATGGTGGTTAGCGACGGCAAGAACCACCATCCCGGGATCGATAACAGGGGCCCGTTCCTGATGATGAATCCTTTCAGCAGCCGTTGCTGCCAGCATAATCATACGCAAGGATGGCCGTATTATGCCGAGAACCTTTGGGTAGCTACCCCGGATAACGGCCTGGCAGCAGTTCTTTTTTCCGCTTCTTCGGTAAAAGCAAAAATAGCCGATGGTACTGAAGTAACGATTACCGAGGAAACCAATTATCCATTTGAAGAACAGGTGCGTATGCAGGTGAGTTTACCAAAGAATATACATTTCCCATTATATATAAGGATACCTTCGTGGTGTAGAGATGCACAGATCAGCGTTAATGGAACGAAACTGGGAAAAGACCTGAAGCCCGCAACCTATGCACGTATTCTTCGTGAGTGGAAGGATGGGGATAAGATCACTATTGATTTTCCTATGACAGTAACTGCCCGTCGATGGAAAGTAAACCAGAACAGTGTAAGCGTCAATCATGGACCACTCACTTATTCATTAAAAATCGATGAAAAATACATCCAGCATGACAGTAAAGCCTCAGCCATATGGGATTCTAAATGGCAGGAAGGAGCAGATCCGTCCAAATGGCCTTCATGGGAAATACAACCCGGCAGTGCATGGAATTATGCCCTGTATTTTGATATAAAGCATCCGAAAAATACGTTTTCTGTAACAAGGAAACCATGGCCTGCTGATAATTTTCCCTTTACATTAGAAAGTGTACCGATCGAGATCAAAGCAAAAGGACGAAAAATCCCTTCATGGGGGATCGATCAGTATGGCCTGTGCGCCGTATTGCCGGCTTATCCTGCGCATACATCCGGAGAAATGGAAGAGATTACCTTAGTCCCTATGGGAGCGGCCAGACTGAGGATTTCATCATTTCCATCGGTACAATAA
- a CDS encoding glycoside hydrolase family 127 protein, translating to MNLSGKYYTSIFLLCFFMVFVACSKRSQGDYPYKDVKFTQVHLHDHFWAPRIETSRMVTVPYAFRKCEETGRIDNFAVAGGLKEGRFRGAYPFDDSDVFKIMEGASFLLAVQKDEKLDAYLDSLIFLIGKAQEPDGYLYTNRTINDPPHRWIGKNRWENEWDNSHETYNAGHMYEAAVAHYLATGKRNFLDIAIKNADLMCATFNPDGLCIAPGHQVIEMGLVKLYRVTGERKYLDLSHYFLESRGKNTRFDKNSSDMFRNGQYWQDHLPVTQQTEAVGHAVRGTYLYSAMADIAALMNDQAYLDAADSVWTNIVGKKMYITGGIGSTSHGEAFGKNYELPNASAYCETCAAIGNCMFNHRMFMLHGDAKYMDVLERSLYNGVLSGISLSGNRFFYPNPLEVHQGGQERSEWFDCSCCPSNLARFIPSVPGYMYATDNHSVYVNLFAESTADIPYQGKSIHVEQKTAYPWKGGVSLVIDPQKANFDLKIRIPGWSANEVAPSDLYVFANHSDKDMQVKLNGKDYQYQVEKGYAIIKNKWKKGDQVEISIPMEARMVKAHPLVEADKGRLSVEYGPIVYCAEFADNNRAVSDYSITAGTGFIPVFEPELMGGTNVLKGKSTVYSVDDRTKEFLSVEEDLVLVPYHLRSHRGTGEMLVWMPEDPEILKKKSLAAYRTVDMVTVGSEQSEKAHNMQGFKTNTGGSAAGWRDASDGGWFSYDLKVVQGEPLELVLTYLSRDGGNRYFEIFANDRKIGEQKLRAETFTEMIERNYPIPADVIKGKEKVTIKLKSVPGNIAGGIFGCKIQRVNI from the coding sequence ATGAATCTATCCGGTAAGTACTACACAAGTATATTTCTGCTTTGCTTTTTTATGGTTTTTGTCGCTTGCAGTAAGCGTTCACAAGGAGATTATCCGTACAAGGATGTTAAGTTTACTCAGGTACATCTTCATGATCATTTCTGGGCGCCAAGGATAGAAACGTCCAGAATGGTAACGGTACCTTATGCATTCAGGAAATGTGAAGAAACCGGTCGGATCGATAATTTCGCTGTTGCGGGCGGACTGAAAGAAGGCCGGTTTCGTGGGGCATATCCTTTTGATGATTCCGATGTCTTTAAGATCATGGAAGGCGCTTCCTTTCTGTTGGCCGTACAAAAGGACGAAAAACTGGATGCCTATCTGGATAGTCTGATATTCCTGATTGGAAAAGCTCAGGAACCTGACGGTTATCTCTATACGAACAGGACCATCAATGATCCGCCCCACAGGTGGATTGGAAAAAACCGTTGGGAAAACGAGTGGGACAACAGTCATGAAACTTATAATGCCGGACATATGTATGAAGCAGCAGTCGCGCATTATTTAGCAACAGGAAAAAGAAATTTTCTGGATATTGCCATTAAGAATGCCGATCTGATGTGTGCCACCTTTAATCCGGACGGTCTGTGCATTGCTCCCGGCCATCAGGTCATTGAAATGGGGTTGGTAAAATTATACCGGGTGACCGGGGAACGGAAATACCTGGATTTATCACATTATTTCCTCGAATCCCGGGGGAAGAATACCCGGTTTGACAAAAACTCATCCGATATGTTCCGTAACGGGCAATACTGGCAGGATCATCTGCCGGTAACACAACAAACCGAAGCAGTGGGGCATGCCGTCAGGGGAACTTACCTGTATTCGGCCATGGCTGATATTGCCGCGTTGATGAATGATCAGGCATACCTGGATGCGGCGGATTCGGTATGGACAAATATTGTCGGGAAAAAGATGTATATCACGGGAGGTATCGGGTCTACATCGCATGGAGAAGCATTCGGGAAAAATTACGAATTGCCCAATGCCAGCGCTTATTGTGAGACCTGTGCCGCTATCGGGAATTGCATGTTCAACCACCGTATGTTTATGTTGCATGGTGATGCAAAGTACATGGATGTACTGGAACGTTCCCTGTACAATGGTGTTCTTTCCGGGATCAGCCTTTCAGGTAACCGGTTCTTCTATCCCAATCCGCTGGAAGTCCACCAGGGAGGACAGGAACGCAGTGAATGGTTCGATTGTTCCTGCTGTCCGTCCAATCTGGCCCGTTTCATACCATCCGTTCCCGGTTACATGTACGCCACGGATAATCATTCGGTCTATGTGAACCTGTTTGCTGAAAGTACGGCTGATATACCCTATCAGGGTAAAAGTATACATGTGGAACAAAAGACCGCCTATCCCTGGAAAGGAGGGGTTTCGTTGGTTATTGATCCGCAAAAAGCAAATTTTGATCTGAAAATACGTATTCCGGGATGGTCTGCTAATGAGGTTGCTCCATCTGATTTATATGTTTTTGCCAATCATTCGGATAAAGACATGCAGGTAAAACTCAATGGGAAGGATTATCAATATCAAGTTGAAAAAGGATATGCGATCATTAAAAATAAATGGAAAAAAGGCGATCAGGTGGAGATTTCTATTCCGATGGAAGCAAGGATGGTTAAGGCACATCCCCTTGTGGAAGCGGATAAGGGAAGGTTATCTGTTGAATACGGTCCTATAGTATACTGTGCAGAGTTTGCCGATAACAACAGGGCGGTCAGTGATTATTCCATTACAGCGGGTACCGGATTTATTCCTGTTTTCGAACCGGAACTGATGGGTGGAACGAATGTTTTAAAAGGAAAATCAACGGTTTATTCGGTTGACGATAGAACAAAAGAATTTCTTAGTGTCGAAGAAGACCTGGTACTCGTCCCTTACCATTTGCGTTCCCATCGCGGAACAGGCGAGATGCTTGTCTGGATGCCGGAAGATCCGGAAATTTTGAAGAAAAAATCTCTTGCTGCATATAGAACTGTGGATATGGTAACGGTCGGCAGCGAACAATCGGAAAAAGCGCATAATATGCAGGGGTTCAAAACCAATACAGGAGGGTCTGCGGCTGGTTGGCGGGATGCATCTGATGGCGGCTGGTTTTCCTATGACCTGAAAGTTGTTCAGGGAGAGCCGTTGGAACTGGTGCTGACCTATCTCAGCAGGGATGGAGGAAACCGGTATTTCGAGATCTTTGCCAATGACAGAAAAATAGGTGAACAAAAACTACGTGCCGAAACATTCACTGAGATGATCGAACGTAATTATCCTATTCCGGCTGACGTAATTAAGGGTAAAGAAAAAGTAACCATTAAGCTGAAATCCGTTCCGGGCAATATTGCTGGTGGCATATTCGGATGTAAGATACAGCGTGTAAATATATAA
- a CDS encoding Ig-like domain-containing protein produces MKRIFLVLLVTCLLVGCSDDDKKDIIVQDERQLTQKAYADQTSGSSDVTFTTTGAWGWFVTQANVEDPNWVSITPDRGWADAGTHTISIVLDKNYTGVKRTALLTITCNDHSIIITIDQDAVTQTGEIPKPITDLTLDKKALVLTVGESETLTAIIDGTDKSVLWLSNNPDVATVDANGKVTAIAKGTAQIKATSNEDYSKTDICSVIVNGPIQGTLTFDGFTYNYESMQVKCGKATLGPGYYIQYTAFTTSSKYFTFSVYYDNKKTFPESGVYTVSFGQMTNNIVYDTGIAAPGLYVSLLSETQISVESSAGTIRISCNGRTGFDNLINFSYAGTYDLVIEPGMK; encoded by the coding sequence ATGAAAAGAATATTTTTGGTGCTATTGGTAACATGCTTATTAGTTGGTTGCAGTGATGATGACAAGAAAGATATTATTGTACAGGATGAGCGCCAACTAACGCAGAAAGCCTATGCAGACCAAACTTCAGGAAGTAGTGATGTAACCTTTACAACTACAGGTGCATGGGGTTGGTTTGTTACACAAGCCAATGTAGAAGACCCGAACTGGGTATCTATCACACCTGACCGGGGTTGGGCTGATGCCGGTACACATACCATCAGTATTGTTCTTGATAAAAACTATACCGGGGTAAAGCGGACGGCATTACTCACTATTACCTGCAATGATCACTCGATTATAATCACGATCGACCAGGATGCTGTGACACAAACGGGTGAAATTCCCAAGCCGATAACGGATTTAACATTGGATAAAAAGGCTTTGGTACTCACCGTAGGCGAGAGTGAAACGCTTACGGCAATAATTGATGGCACTGATAAAAGCGTTTTATGGCTCAGCAATAATCCGGATGTTGCCACTGTCGACGCAAATGGTAAAGTAACAGCTATAGCGAAAGGAACAGCACAAATTAAAGCAACGTCTAACGAAGACTATTCTAAAACGGATATTTGCAGTGTAATCGTTAATGGTCCTATACAAGGGACATTGACATTTGACGGATTTACCTATAACTATGAATCGATGCAGGTTAAATGTGGCAAGGCCACATTAGGACCGGGTTATTATATTCAATATACAGCTTTTACAACAAGTTCAAAATATTTCACCTTCTCAGTATACTATGATAACAAGAAGACTTTTCCTGAATCGGGAGTATATACAGTGTCCTTTGGTCAGATGACAAATAACATAGTTTATGACACCGGAATTGCAGCGCCGGGGTTATACGTCTCATTACTTAGTGAGACACAAATATCTGTGGAATCGAGTGCTGGTACAATACGTATTTCATGTAACGGAAGAACTGGATTTGACAATCTTATTAATTTTAGCTATGCCGGAACATATGATCTTGTTATTGAACCGGGGATGAAGTGA
- a CDS encoding glycoside hydrolase family 43 protein: MSLRFRVEAREKIPFGDPFILLHEGTYYAYGTLAADGIAVYTSNDLMEWEPVEKLALHKDDVWGGKWFWAPEVYDVNGKFYMYFSANEHICAATADHPLGPFTQAVKRPMIENEKCIDNSLFIDDDGKPYLFFDRFNDGLNIWVAELTDDLLEIKPETMHPCIHVSQEWETVWPRVNEGCFVLKHKGKYYMTYSANSYESQYYGIGYAVADKVTGPWEKYEGNPILQKANGLFGIGHSAMFTDKDGDLRITFHAHNNDTQIHPRKMYIADVKFGNEPIPVMRIENIITPVKQITE; the protein is encoded by the coding sequence ATATCACTTCGTTTCAGGGTAGAAGCAAGGGAAAAAATACCTTTCGGCGACCCATTCATCCTGTTACATGAAGGGACATACTATGCTTATGGAACGCTGGCTGCTGACGGTATTGCAGTGTATACATCGAATGATCTGATGGAATGGGAACCCGTTGAAAAACTGGCACTGCATAAGGATGATGTCTGGGGAGGAAAGTGGTTCTGGGCGCCTGAAGTATACGATGTGAACGGGAAATTTTATATGTATTTTTCGGCAAACGAACATATTTGCGCGGCTACTGCCGATCATCCGCTCGGACCTTTTACACAGGCAGTTAAAAGACCAATGATCGAAAATGAAAAATGTATCGACAATTCTCTTTTCATCGATGACGATGGTAAGCCTTACCTGTTTTTCGATCGTTTCAATGATGGATTGAACATCTGGGTGGCGGAGCTGACGGATGATCTCCTGGAGATCAAACCGGAAACCATGCATCCATGTATCCACGTTTCACAGGAATGGGAAACAGTCTGGCCGCGTGTGAATGAAGGCTGTTTTGTGTTGAAACACAAAGGGAAATATTATATGACTTATTCTGCTAATAGTTATGAAAGCCAGTATTATGGAATCGGTTATGCCGTAGCTGACAAAGTAACCGGCCCGTGGGAAAAATATGAGGGTAATCCTATTCTGCAAAAGGCAAACGGGTTATTTGGGATCGGCCATAGCGCCATGTTCACAGATAAAGATGGAGATCTGCGGATCACTTTCCATGCACATAACAACGATACCCAGATACATCCGCGGAAAATGTATATTGCGGACGTGAAATTCGGGAATGAACCTATTCCTGTAATGAGGATCGAAAACATCATTACACCTGTAAAACAGATAACAGAATAA